One part of the Acinetobacter sp. XS-4 genome encodes these proteins:
- a CDS encoding indolepyruvate ferredoxin oxidoreductase family protein produces MNIATKVTPNIIATKDVSLEDKYVSDNGTAYMTGIQALVRLPLAQTRRDAINGYHTAGFISGYRGSPVGNYDSFLWQVQGLLKSHNVVFQPGVNEDLAATAIWGTQQVNLSGQGKYDGVSSWWYGKGPGVDRSGDVLRHANLAGTSERGGVVALFGDDHSCKSSTIPHQSEHVMIGCGIPIFYPTSVQQILDFGVHAIAVSRFSGLWSSMKLVSEIVETSASVHVDLNRVTPVIPEDVDFPADGVNIRWPDHGIQQEERLYKYRLPAVLAYARANKINTVTWPCENARIGIAASGKGYLDTIEALRILGIEDETAQQLGLRVYQVGLIWPLEPQGVREFAEGLQELIVIEEKRPIIEAQIKDELYSLPDGKRPHVIGKATDGKGEWSTSIEEAPLIGHYEFQPEPIAKMLAARFLKLDIPESLKVQIQSRIDLLLKAEQESKRVIDLAERKPYFCSGCPHNSSTVVPEGSRALGGIGCHYIAVSLDRGTETFSQMGGEGVSWVGASHFTNEKHIFANLGDGTYFHSGYLAIRQSIAAKINITYKILYNDAVAMTGGQHVDGHLSVAQLTRQLAAEGIKKQVIVTDEVKLLNEEDGIALGVEIRHRNELDKVQRELREVSGVTALIYVQTCASEKRRRRKRDVYPDPAERLYISSDICEGCGDCSKKSNCLSIEPVETALGTKRQINQSSCNKDFTCAEGFCPSFVTVHTRDMKRPAKFEGISAGWPTSPIIPQLYDIPSRIMVGGIGGTGVVTIGALLGMAAHLEGKATRVMDMAGLAQKGGTVYSYVQLAASDEQISSTKIPAGQCELLIGADAVVAGGNAALSRLKDDALVIVNEDSTPTSDFIKSRDWYAPISDLIDRLRGRVRQGQLVSLPAARIATQLLGDSIYTNQLLLGMAWQSGRIPLLRESIEKAIRLNGTAVEKNLEAFRVGCHLASDPTLAARLVAAMPKTKTPQTLAELVEDRSTRLTDYWNEAYAAKYRTLVELAAKKLPEELTGTIATQLYRVMAYKDEYEVARLLTGKSFKESIETQFGKGLRLTYHLAPPALLGGLQNIRKRAFGYWMRFPMMMLARLQWLRETFLDPFARQEERQHEQAWRDRYIAFVEALVEAPDNHNLAVAEQIAKLPAEVRGYGHIKMKAMDAAKQRWDELTPTLIKVRS; encoded by the coding sequence ATGAATATAGCTACAAAAGTCACTCCAAATATTATTGCAACAAAGGATGTGTCACTTGAAGATAAATATGTAAGTGATAACGGTACAGCATATATGACTGGCATTCAGGCACTTGTTCGGTTGCCTCTTGCCCAAACTCGCCGTGACGCGATTAATGGTTATCATACTGCTGGTTTTATTTCTGGTTATCGCGGTTCTCCTGTTGGTAACTACGATAGTTTCCTTTGGCAAGTTCAAGGATTGCTTAAATCCCATAATGTTGTATTTCAACCTGGTGTAAACGAAGACTTAGCTGCTACCGCAATTTGGGGTACACAACAAGTTAACCTTTCAGGCCAAGGCAAATATGATGGAGTGTCTTCATGGTGGTATGGTAAAGGCCCAGGTGTTGACCGTTCAGGCGATGTACTCCGCCATGCTAACTTAGCTGGTACCTCTGAACGTGGTGGTGTTGTTGCTTTATTTGGTGATGACCACTCATGTAAATCTTCTACAATCCCGCATCAGTCTGAACATGTCATGATTGGTTGTGGTATTCCAATTTTCTACCCAACATCCGTTCAACAAATTTTAGACTTTGGTGTACACGCTATTGCTGTCTCACGTTTTTCTGGCCTATGGTCTTCAATGAAGCTGGTTAGTGAAATTGTAGAAACTTCTGCTTCAGTTCATGTTGACCTTAACCGAGTTACTCCGGTGATACCAGAAGATGTCGATTTCCCTGCCGACGGCGTCAACATTCGCTGGCCAGATCATGGCATTCAGCAAGAAGAACGTCTTTATAAATATCGCTTACCTGCTGTTTTGGCTTATGCCCGCGCGAATAAAATCAACACCGTAACATGGCCGTGTGAAAATGCCCGTATTGGTATTGCCGCAAGTGGTAAAGGTTATTTAGATACGATTGAAGCCCTACGCATTTTAGGTATTGAAGATGAAACTGCCCAACAGCTTGGGCTACGTGTTTATCAAGTTGGTCTAATTTGGCCTTTAGAACCTCAAGGCGTTCGTGAGTTTGCAGAAGGTTTGCAAGAACTGATCGTTATTGAAGAAAAACGTCCAATTATTGAAGCACAAATTAAAGATGAGCTGTACTCACTTCCTGATGGCAAACGCCCACATGTGATTGGTAAAGCCACCGATGGGAAAGGTGAATGGAGTACCTCTATTGAAGAAGCACCACTCATTGGTCACTATGAGTTTCAGCCTGAACCTATTGCAAAAATGCTGGCTGCTCGCTTCTTAAAACTAGATATTCCAGAAAGCTTAAAAGTACAAATTCAAAGCAGAATCGACTTACTTCTAAAAGCAGAGCAAGAATCAAAACGTGTTATTGATCTTGCTGAACGTAAACCGTATTTCTGTAGTGGTTGTCCTCATAATTCTTCAACAGTCGTCCCTGAAGGTAGCCGTGCCCTAGGTGGTATCGGTTGTCACTATATTGCAGTTTCACTTGACCGTGGTACCGAAACATTCTCTCAAATGGGTGGTGAAGGTGTAAGCTGGGTGGGTGCATCGCACTTTACCAATGAAAAACACATTTTTGCCAACCTTGGTGATGGAACATATTTCCACTCAGGTTACTTAGCAATTCGTCAATCCATCGCTGCAAAAATTAATATTACCTACAAAATCCTCTATAACGATGCGGTCGCTATGACAGGTGGTCAGCATGTAGATGGACATTTGAGCGTTGCACAGTTAACTCGTCAGCTCGCTGCCGAAGGTATTAAAAAACAAGTCATCGTGACTGATGAAGTTAAACTATTAAACGAAGAAGATGGTATTGCACTGGGTGTAGAAATTCGCCACCGTAATGAACTCGATAAAGTTCAACGTGAGTTGCGTGAAGTTTCAGGTGTAACCGCTTTAATTTATGTACAAACCTGTGCGAGTGAAAAACGCCGTCGCCGTAAACGTGATGTCTATCCTGACCCAGCTGAGCGTTTATACATTAGCAGTGATATTTGCGAAGGCTGTGGCGACTGCTCTAAAAAATCAAACTGCTTATCTATTGAGCCAGTAGAGACAGCTTTAGGTACTAAACGTCAAATTAACCAAAGTAGCTGTAATAAAGACTTCACTTGTGCCGAAGGGTTCTGCCCTAGTTTTGTGACTGTTCATACACGTGATATGAAACGTCCAGCTAAATTTGAAGGAATTAGTGCAGGCTGGCCGACATCACCAATCATTCCTCAGTTATATGACATTCCAAGTCGTATTATGGTCGGTGGTATTGGTGGTACAGGTGTGGTGACTATCGGTGCACTGCTTGGTATGGCAGCTCATCTAGAAGGTAAAGCAACCCGTGTTATGGACATGGCTGGACTTGCTCAAAAAGGTGGTACGGTTTATTCATACGTACAACTTGCAGCAAGTGATGAACAAATTTCTTCTACCAAAATTCCGGCAGGACAATGTGAACTACTCATTGGTGCAGATGCCGTAGTCGCTGGTGGTAACGCTGCTCTATCTCGCTTAAAAGATGATGCTTTGGTTATTGTGAATGAAGACAGTACTCCTACTTCTGACTTTATTAAATCTCGTGACTGGTATGCACCGATTAGCGATTTAATTGATCGTCTTCGTGGTCGTGTACGTCAAGGTCAACTGGTTTCTCTGCCGGCAGCTCGCATTGCAACACAACTGTTAGGTGATTCAATCTATACCAACCAGTTATTACTTGGTATGGCTTGGCAATCTGGTCGCATTCCGCTATTACGTGAAAGCATTGAAAAAGCAATTCGCCTAAATGGTACTGCTGTTGAAAAGAACCTTGAAGCTTTCCGTGTGGGTTGTCATCTTGCAAGTGACCCAACTTTAGCGGCACGCTTAGTTGCGGCAATGCCAAAAACTAAAACTCCGCAAACTTTGGCTGAACTTGTTGAAGACCGCTCTACTCGTCTGACAGACTATTGGAATGAAGCTTATGCAGCTAAATATCGTACCCTTGTTGAGCTGGCTGCTAAAAAATTACCAGAAGAGTTAACAGGTACCATTGCAACTCAGCTTTATAGAGTCATGGCGTATAAAGATGAATATGAAGTTGCACGTCTTTTAACAGGTAAAAGCTTCAAAGAGTCAATTGAAACCCAGTTCGGTAAAGGCTTACGTTTAACATATCACCTTGCTCCACCAGCTTTACTGGGTGGCCTGCAAAATATTCGTAAACGTGCGTTTGGTTACTGGATGCGCTTCCCGATGATGATGCTTGCGCGCTTACAATGGCTTCGTGAAACTTTCCTTGACCCATTTGCACGTCAAGAAGAACGTCAACACGAACAAGCATGGCGTGACCGTTATATCGCATTTGTTGAAGCACTTGTTGAAGCGCCAGACAATCATAACTTGGCAGTCGCTGAACAAATTGCAAAATTACCAGCTGAAGTTCGTGGTTATGGCCATATTAAAATGAAAGCAATGGACGCTGCAAAACAGCGTTGGGATGAACTTACCCCAACACTCATTAAAGTGCGTAGCTAA
- a CDS encoding thioesterase family protein, which produces MNAYYQLLNRTIGPQGEVIAHYCSTVHAQGAWNPHEQHMAPASGVIAAELEQFSPRQDMRIGRISFDIFGLIAFGEFTIKTHVIRAGKTIELIEAEMQAQGKTCIVARAWRMCTQDSSDIAGLEDQPVHHPDTFTEWTGMKRWPGGFIQTLVTKTDDQHRAGKGIVWLNNDKEMVEGQSTTDFAHLIGMIDTANGIVPRQEGEFTWGFPNLDLQVHMHRYPQGKWLGLETVQQYGSDGIGLTSAVLHDVYGPFGRSEQILTLRKMAK; this is translated from the coding sequence ATGAATGCTTATTATCAGTTACTGAATAGAACAATTGGTCCTCAAGGCGAAGTTATTGCTCATTATTGCTCAACTGTTCATGCACAAGGGGCATGGAACCCTCATGAACAGCATATGGCCCCTGCAAGTGGCGTAATCGCAGCTGAGTTAGAGCAATTTTCGCCACGACAAGATATGCGCATTGGTCGAATTAGTTTTGATATTTTTGGACTAATTGCATTTGGTGAATTTACGATTAAGACACATGTGATTCGTGCGGGTAAAACGATTGAACTGATTGAAGCCGAAATGCAAGCACAGGGTAAAACTTGCATTGTGGCTAGAGCGTGGCGCATGTGCACTCAAGATAGTTCCGATATTGCTGGGCTTGAAGATCAGCCAGTTCATCACCCAGATACCTTTACCGAATGGACGGGTATGAAAAGATGGCCGGGTGGTTTTATCCAGACACTCGTCACTAAAACTGATGATCAACACCGCGCAGGTAAAGGTATTGTTTGGCTCAATAATGATAAAGAAATGGTTGAAGGGCAGTCGACGACAGATTTTGCCCATTTGATTGGCATGATAGATACCGCAAACGGAATTGTGCCTAGACAAGAAGGCGAATTTACGTGGGGCTTCCCAAATCTTGATTTGCAAGTTCACATGCACCGTTATCCGCAAGGTAAATGGTTGGGGCTGGAAACCGTTCAGCAATATGGTTCGGATGGTATTGGTTTAACCAGTGCAGTTTTACATGATGTGTATGGCCCATTTGGCCGAAGCGAACAGATTTTGACATTACGTAAAATGGCTAAATAA
- a CDS encoding acyl-CoA dehydrogenase C-terminal domain-containing protein produces the protein MPLYKAPLRDMQFVLHEMLQTEQNYQGLSKYQESVNRELIDQYLEAAADFCENELAPINQNGDQEGCHLNQGVVTTPKGFKEAYQKYAELGFTSLTADPEYGGQGLPTLLRIAISEMLCGSNWAWAMYPGLSHGAMRTIEHHGTEQQKQKFLTKLISGVWTGTMCLTESHAGSDLGLIRTKAEPNPDGSYSITGEKIFISAGEHDLSENIIHIVLARLPQAPAGTKGISLFIVPKFNVSDDGQVLDRNKVVCSAIEHKMGIHGNATCVLNFDGAKGYLIGPENRGLNCMFTFMNTARIGTAVQGLAASEISFQGALSYAKERLAMRSLSGPQYPEKNADPIIVHPAVRSMLMTQKAFSEGGRALTYFLAQHVDIVESSNDQEQQKHSDELLAFLTPIAKAFLTESGNESAKHGVQVFGGHGFIVEHGMEQIVRDARISTLYEGTTEIQSLDLLARKVLKSEGKLLKNMTDLIDQFIGQQQSNEVLKPYLEKLAELKQQWLSLTKTIADKAKHNSEEIGAASVDYLYFSSYVVFAYLWARMAQVAHEKLEVGTKEEAFYKAKLTTAKFFYQKLLHRTQSHAASIESGAESVMELDQDAFAF, from the coding sequence ATGCCTTTATACAAAGCTCCATTACGCGATATGCAATTTGTGCTGCATGAAATGCTTCAAACAGAACAGAACTATCAAGGTTTAAGCAAATATCAGGAAAGCGTAAATCGAGAATTAATTGATCAATACTTAGAGGCAGCAGCAGATTTTTGTGAAAATGAATTGGCACCTATTAACCAAAATGGCGATCAGGAAGGGTGCCATTTAAATCAAGGCGTAGTCACAACGCCGAAAGGTTTTAAAGAAGCCTACCAAAAATATGCTGAGCTTGGGTTTACCTCACTAACCGCTGACCCAGAATATGGTGGGCAAGGCTTGCCGACCTTATTGCGAATTGCCATTTCTGAAATGTTATGTGGTTCTAATTGGGCTTGGGCAATGTATCCGGGCTTGTCTCATGGTGCAATGAGAACGATTGAGCATCATGGTACCGAACAGCAAAAGCAAAAGTTTTTAACTAAGTTGATTAGTGGCGTCTGGACCGGAACGATGTGTTTAACCGAATCACATGCGGGTTCGGACCTTGGGTTAATTAGAACTAAAGCAGAACCAAATCCTGACGGTAGTTATTCCATTACAGGTGAAAAGATTTTTATCTCGGCAGGCGAACACGATCTTTCTGAAAATATTATTCATATTGTTTTAGCCCGTTTGCCTCAAGCACCCGCAGGGACTAAAGGTATTTCTTTATTTATTGTGCCTAAATTTAATGTGAGTGACGACGGTCAGGTGCTGGACCGTAATAAAGTCGTTTGTAGTGCGATTGAACATAAAATGGGGATCCATGGTAATGCCACCTGTGTATTGAATTTTGATGGTGCGAAAGGTTATCTGATTGGCCCTGAAAATCGTGGGCTCAATTGTATGTTTACCTTCATGAATACCGCACGTATTGGAACGGCAGTGCAAGGGCTTGCTGCTTCTGAAATTTCATTTCAAGGCGCATTAAGTTATGCCAAAGAGCGGCTCGCCATGCGTTCGCTATCTGGTCCTCAATATCCTGAGAAAAATGCCGACCCAATTATTGTGCATCCCGCTGTGCGATCAATGTTAATGACGCAAAAAGCTTTTTCTGAAGGTGGCCGTGCATTGACTTACTTTTTAGCTCAGCATGTCGATATTGTGGAAAGTTCAAACGATCAGGAACAGCAAAAGCACTCCGATGAATTACTGGCTTTTTTAACGCCAATTGCTAAAGCTTTTTTAACAGAATCAGGCAATGAATCCGCTAAGCATGGTGTTCAAGTATTTGGTGGGCATGGCTTTATTGTTGAGCATGGTATGGAGCAGATTGTACGTGATGCGCGTATCTCAACATTGTATGAGGGAACCACCGAGATTCAGTCTTTAGATCTGCTTGCACGTAAAGTCCTCAAGTCGGAAGGCAAACTTCTAAAAAATATGACGGACTTAATTGATCAATTTATTGGTCAACAGCAATCAAATGAAGTGTTAAAACCTTATTTAGAAAAATTAGCTGAGCTTAAGCAACAATGGTTGTCACTGACCAAAACGATTGCCGACAAAGCAAAGCACAACTCAGAAGAAATAGGGGCAGCTTCAGTAGATTATCTTTATTTTTCTAGTTACGTCGTGTTCGCTTATTTGTGGGCGCGAATGGCACAAGTTGCCCATGAAAAATTAGAGGTGGGTACAAAAGAGGAAGCTTTTTATAAAGCAAAATTAACGACAGCTAAGTTTTTCTATCAAAAACTTTTACATCGTACACAGAGTCATGCCGCTTCTATTGAGTCTGGAGCTGAATCTGTGATGGAACTTGACCAAGATGCTTTTGCATTTTAA
- a CDS encoding PaaI family thioesterase, translating to MQGRFMESQKYTGLEFLTALKNGEISPSPMAHTIPMKLVEVSEGKATYKVTPRKEHRNIQGGVHGGFCATALDTATGSAAHTLLEHGVGYGTIDLNVKMIRPMQVDTSYYAIAELINAGRNIISTEGKIVDESGKVYAFASATLMIIRK from the coding sequence ATCCAAGGACGATTCATGGAAAGCCAGAAATACACAGGTCTTGAGTTTTTAACCGCTTTAAAAAATGGTGAAATTTCCCCATCACCTATGGCTCATACCATACCGATGAAACTCGTTGAAGTATCCGAAGGTAAAGCAACTTATAAAGTTACTCCTCGCAAAGAACATAGAAATATACAAGGCGGTGTACACGGCGGCTTTTGCGCCACAGCGTTAGATACAGCAACAGGCAGCGCAGCTCATACTCTACTTGAACATGGCGTTGGCTATGGAACCATTGATTTAAATGTAAAAATGATCCGTCCCATGCAGGTTGATACGTCTTACTATGCGATAGCCGAATTGATTAATGCGGGCCGTAATATTATTAGTACCGAAGGAAAAATCGTAGATGAAAGCGGCAAAGTGTATGCCTTTGCTTCGGCAACCTTAATGATTATTCGCAAATAA